The genomic stretch TCTGAATGGAGTCTATGTGCAGGCACAAAACCCtaatgtgtgaggcacagagaccatgatGAAGAACTGAATTTAGCTGTGTTACATAATGGAACATCTCAGTTCTTGCCAGAAATCTATCAGCTGGCCAGTAAGAAAGGGTTaatactttcttttttccccagtgcatgtaatacacttgtccctccacattcactagggttaggggcacaagaccctcgtAAAtagggaaaaaccacaaataacaaaaacaccacctgtctaggaatctctaggtcctccaatgcaactctgtgggcaacatccaacagacactgaccacagaactgcaccggaagagctacaaatgcatagtagagtattctctatagggatctctaggtctttcagtgcaactttttgttaaagttgatcagagttgcactggaggacctagatattcctagagagaacatattaatcaaatgcaTGAATactcaaatccgcaaatatcaaatccacaaatatggaggtaTGAATGTACTTTCTTCCCACAGTGAAGTCAAATGAAATCTATACACCTGAGAGTTGTATCAAGAATATAAATACTAAACAACAAGTCTACTGCTGAAATACAGTAGTCATTCCTGGAAAAGTCTTTCACATTTAAAATAGGAAGTAAGTTCATAAGAAAAGCATTCTAGAAACATAATTTAGGATGGCAGATAAAATAGTGAAACTTAAGAAAGAGTAAGTTCTCCAACAATATTTAAGTAGCATCATTTGATAGCATTAGAGAAGAACTGTGGGCAAACCATGGCTTTTGGTTTCTTTAGTGACAAGTGACTAACATGGCTTTTATGTTACTTTCTTTCTTCATCATTTAATGCCAGAATATCAATGCCCATTCAAAGAAAAACTGTCTATAAACATGTGTTGCATCAAAAGAATACAGCCTGTTCAACTTACTGCTGACTGCTTACAGTTTTGCTGCCCAGCAGTCTGAAGATTCTGTCAAACTATTATCATATGGCTGCACCTTCCAAAGTACTTCTACAAAATACAGTAATCAGCTTGGAACAAGCTATAACCAAGGATGTCTGGCTGCTGCCAAAAAGGCTGCCCTGTGTCTCTTTatatctaataaaataaaatacatgctaTAATCACTACTCTGTCTCCTTGCCATAGTCcacaatctctttcttttctactgTTGATACATGTAATTGGAGAAACATGAAGGGTTCACCATCCAACATTTTGCTGGGAGCATGTTATAGCAGCTGTGGCtgacttttatttcttaaacGACAACAAAAGTCTATGAGAAACAGCCCACATTGGGATAGAACCAGGCTTATTTATATTTAGCAACCTAGTAAAATCCATGGGATGTCATGGATTTCAGTTGGCATGCTCCATTTAAGATTCAAGTCCAGATTCAGGCTAGTTTTTGTTCCATGTCTTGATTAAAACAAATCTGTTTTGGTAAGGAAAGCTGATGAGGGCAGGTTAAAATGCAGGAAAGCAGGCTTAAAATACCTGCTGTCTATATGTGAGGAGGGGGGGCACTTCCACCAATAGTATACAGAATCAGCTTAGACAATCAAACACCTTTCCATACTTCTTAGAAAGCAACCAGTGACAAACaggaaaatgtttacaaaattaCTCTATTTCTTcccagaaataatttttttctttgcacCACTACCTACTCTTTTCAAGGTGCAAAAACAATTTTGGCATTGATGCAGGAGCCTCAATATTCCGTCGTTTTGGTTGTGGAGAAGCACTACTTTCTGATAATCTGTCACAGTTGGATGTGTGACGGGTAGAACGCCTTAGAGAATGCAATATTTCAGGTTCAGTTTTTCGGCGTTTAGGTGTTACAGGTTCTATTGTCATAGGTTGACTATCTGTGGACTGTGGAGTTGATGGATTCAGAAGAGGTGGACTGGGAGAGAGTTCTTCTTGACTTCtaaaggaagagaaaacagaCATGCATGAGAtcaatacaggtatacctcagttaataaagtagatgtgttcctgggaaTTACTTCTGTAACATAAAATATGGTACCAATGGAAGAACCAGTacgcaaagaatgggaaaatgttCCTACATTACGAAgaagaagagcaattcaacagGTTTCTACAAACTTTATGTTCAAAGCCAACAATACCCACATACGAAATGAAACAGCACAGGTGAGTCTTGCATCAGCAAactaaaatattttgaaccttcaACAGACCACttaaaagtttcttccaaaatacatccagggattatttttgtttctttcactctctacttttcttatgatttccattttggtggccaaacttatagcaccataatttttattttttttaaatgctggggGTCTGTTCTGCTGTTCATACATGCTCTGTAAGGGTTCTGGAGGAAAATGCTATTTagtttgcctgttgtaggcaaggACATACAGCTACAATAGAATTGGCTAGTGCAGAACCCAGCTCAAGTCTAATTGCATTATTTTCTACAGACATTTTCTCCTGCCCCCTTCATCattctcccaatgctgatgctaaAAAAAATTTCCAACTAGATAGTGTACGTGGAAGGAAAGTGGGGCTGTGGACACAAAGAGACtttgtttaaaaagagagagagagagagagagagagagctgctttgtcaaaggctttttaGTGACGATGCCTGTATACCGTTACCTAGGTAATATgttatgcaaaaaaagaaaaatcttaactatgcaactttttaaaaatcaaaaccttTTACATTCTAGTTTTTTCCTACCTTGCGTACTTGATACCAAATGAGTATACCAATTTGAAAATATGCTCAAGTGAAAGTAAAAATACCAAACCCACCTGTTAGAGTTTGCTACATTCTCTTTGATGGGAAGAAAAAATTTGGAAGATGTCACCTTCTTAAATTGTGCTTGCTCATAGGGATACAACAGAATCAATGGAAGTGTGAAGTCAAAAGTTATTCTTAGTCCATCCACCATTTCTTTACATAATTCAAcactagggggaaaaaaaagaattatacaaaaaattgttaaaatattttctgtaattAACAAATAGGATTATGTCAATACTCTATGAGGCAGATAAAGGATTTTCAGTTTAGAGAACTAAAGAGACTATGccacaggttgagtatcccttatctgaaaaacTTGGGACTGGAAATATTTTAGATGTCATCTGTATTttctttccagattttggaatacttgcatacacataatgaggTATATTGAAGATGAAACCAAGtctaaatgcaaaattaatagtcaatattttaaataatgttgtgcataaaacaaagtttgtgtacactaaactatcagaaagcaaaggtatcactatatcagccacccatgtggatgattttggaggatttcagaTTTCTGATTTCTAGATAAGGAAATTCAACCTGTATTTCAGCAGCATTGTACCATCACTGCACACTTCTTAACATAACAGTGTAAAATTTAATGGAAGTTGTTCATTCAAATGTATAAGCAGCCACAAATTTTCCCAAACCTTGATAGTCAGCACAAAGTTTTAATCAATCAGAGAGGCCCTTGTGCCATGAGTGTTTGAACTTTGGAAGATGCCagctcccaaacacacacacagagggaactAATAAACATAACAGATAAAAACCGGTAATATCACTTGATAATGGATATAGCTGGGGAAAGTGATGTGATACAGATGTATACAAAAGCTAGATAAATGAACAAAACACTTTGAGTAGAAAAGATTCTTCATAGGACAAGATATCTCAGGAGATTTGAAGAATAGCAATTATGAAAACAAAGTTTTAAGAGCTGTTAAAAACTATTTTTCTAACTGCTGCTGAAAAAGCAGACAGAATAGACCAATATTCGAAATAAGGGGATTTGCTAGGGAGAAACAAAATTGGGAAAAGATCAAAGTAGGGTTACAAGAAGAAATTCATATAAATCTTACGAGCAGGATAGGCTGTGTACTGATAGCCAGCAGCCAGGAAAGTAAGCTGAGTTTGGGGAGAGGGCAGTTAAAAGGCTGCAAAAAGTAACTTAAAATGAACTAAGGATTTGGGGTAACTGCATTTAAAACTGTATCTTTACAGAAACATGCATGCAGACTTTAGTCAGCTGCACTAAGAACTATTATTGTACATTATATTAAGCAATAGGTCAGAATATAAAGTATCTGCTTGACCCATCATATCCAGAGAGATGTGTCAGATGAAAGAAAGCAACTTATAAAGTTAATGCAATTTGAAACTATTGCTGTACAACTATTAGCTTGTTACAAATCCAAAACATTCCTGCTCTTCATAATAATACATCTCTTCTAAACAAAGAATGCAGTGTGAATTTAAATCCTCTGCAGTTCCCAAATTACTGGAAGAAGGCATTCTGCTTGTACACAAGTTTCCTCAAAGTGAAGAAGATAACATTTAGAAACTGTGCTTAGGTACATAAAATGAGAAATTATCCCTTAAACAGGCATCGAACAGCAGCTGTACACTGGAGAGGGGGGAAGACTTTTACTCCCCAAACAAGCTCTAATAAACAAGCTCATTAGCTTGCATGCAAAAGAGCTAGAACAAAATCATAATCCAAATGAAGAATGTAATATCAATAGCTGAGTATTTCCTATTCACAATCTACATAAGGTAGCTGTAACAGTTTCTTTGATAGCTAAAAATCCATCATCTTTATATTTGACAAATTTGCTGCAATGAGTTAGTTAACCTTTCTATTTAGCATCGCAGGCCAAATGGCTAATTATAAGATCATTAGCCATAAGTGAACATGTGCTGCTTTGTAAATTTAGCCCTTCATTTGAAACGATCACTATAAATTGAAATAGTGCTTGCTTACTTCTTTTCTGGTGGGACATAGTGCATATTCAGGTTGGTGTGTGAAGTCATTTGGTGGTGCCGTGATCTTTCATTGGCTGAAAAAGCTGCATTAATGGCAAAGTGCTTCACATAGGATTCCAAAATGGTTATTATATTCGTTTGACATGGCAGTTTCACCAACTAGGTAAGAGAATCAATGAAGGGTCAAACTGAAGAAGCTGTTTTATGCAACACTGGACAAATTACTTTTCATACCAATGTTTTCAAACACATGTACATTTTGAGTTTGTGCagacaaatatataaaaatagtttGAACACAAGAAATCTGCTCTTTATCTGGAGGAGCACCATTACAGACAGTAGACTGCATCTACCTAATGCACATCAATAAACATCActaatttaaaatccatttgtcTTTAACTTAAAGGGCTGTATTTCACATAATCTGGCACACGTTCAGTCTGACAATACTTGTCTCACCTAACCTATCCTGTTTGCCACACTGAATATTATGACTGGTATAGGAAATTAAGTATATTCCGAACCAACACACAATATTACACATATCTTAGGAAGATTGAGTACAAATTACATGTACAAAGCACCCTAGAATGCAAGCCATGTAGACAATATGGCAAAGATGAAAAGGTCAATTTCCAGTTTACAATCGCTCACTGTCTTCAGTTTACTGAACAAGTAcattatataaatttattattaagctttatttatataagtTCTGTCACTTTCAGTGGGGCTCACTTCCAACTCTAGTGTGTTACCAAAACATAGCTAGCAAAGTGTATTACTTAATATTCACTTCACAGGAGCTCCGATTGCAGactgaagaattaaagcaggtgagtcatttctgatttaagccACTGCTGGCTCAGAAATGACTACTCTAAGAACAATGCAGCTTAGAAAAACAATCCTACTTGTAAGAACACAGTACCATGTAgtagtctatttcttcagattaTATGCTGTACAAGGGGAAGGTGATCAAGGATTactcaaaatgtattattattattattattattattattattattattattattattttgaaggcCAGTAGAAGAAACAAGAAATATACATTTAGTACAGAATCTAGAACCCCTTTTCACTGGTTTCTATTCTCCTTATACTGAAAACTAAGGCTGCGATCCTATAGAAACTTACTTGGGAGCAATACTCATGAATTCAATtgtgcttacttctgagtagatatgcatataaaatgctgtttttctgcaTACAAGGATTTAGCATAGATACTTTTGactattttcattcattcatacccTCTTTCTTCGGTTAATATAGTAACAATCTTCTTCAAGCTTCTTTTTCAATATTTCAGGAATTTCAATGTTTATTGCTCTTTCTTCCATGTCCCTTTTGGTATGAGTCTCTTGCTCATCTTTCTATAagaatatgtttaaaaaaattgtaaattcTTCTTATATATTTTAGTGGCTGTACCTTAAACagaagaatgtttttttaaatattctataACATATCAGTGGACACAGGCATTAATAACAACAGCATGTTAATATTACTCAAAGTATCTGTACCTTTTATAATTGGTATCAGATCCAGAATTATTAGTCTTTAAAGTGgactactgaaatcaatgggatttcaaaGCTAAAATTACTAAATTAACTCTCACTGATTTCATTTACCGTATATttcggcatataagacgactgggcgtataagacgacccccaaatttacaacttaaaatagagtatttgggatatattcaccgtataagaccacccctctcttccttgataagtcagaaaggagctgaaggcacacaacaacagcagcagcagcagcaacagacgagaaagagggagaggagaaaaaaggagaaggagaaagaagaaaaggagaagaagaggaggcagactccactacactctgaggaaggagtgtgttccatgtttgaaataacagcatacacaacattatttcacccgccccgacaactcctcccgcccttcctcttggtgcatctacactttagaattaatgcagtttgacaccactttaagagctgctgctctatcctattggaatcctaggactttataaggtcttttgccttctctgcccaaagaatgcggggtgctgctccaaactacaaatcccagggattctgtatggatggagtcatggcagttcaagtggctcctattggaatcaaagctcaggaagctttgtgccaaatagaaatgtgttaggctgcaactgcactgcagcaataatccagtttgacacccctttaactgccctggctcagtgctagggaatcctgggaattctagttttctgagacatctcagcaaactttggtgtgacaacaaactacaattctcaggatttcatagcactgggccatggcagttaaaatggtatgaaactggattgtctctggaatgaagatgcagcctaaattggatccaagacacactgcagaaataatccagttcaagaccactttagctgccctggctcagtgctagggaaccctgggaagtgtagttttgtgagacattgagccttctctgtcagaaagagctctggtgccacaacaaactacaattcccaggattccctagcactaagccaggagagttaaagtggtcacaaactggattatttctgcagtgtgttttggaccttggttattaaaaatgctcaaggtccaatccatactgcagaaatactccagtttgaggccgctttagctggcctggctcaatgctagggaaccctgggaattgtagttttgtgagaaagagctctggtgccacaatgatctacaattcccatgcatctgaggaagtacgcttaagtctaggaaagctgccaccttttctttcagtgagtctcaaatgtgctacaagacctATCTCtctatcctcatcatcaccactattgttatcattaaatccaaatgcatctgcagaagtgggcttaaactggcaacactaatataaataaataaataaaggatgatgatgatgataataataataataatatactgtagACTGtatctctggggctgggatctggatgcatggaggcaattcccttgaaaaaccagggaatcctgggaattgtagtttgtgagggcggggggggagacaaccactgtcctctctctgattggctgttagtgtgactccatcgaaacaggattggttgctctgtagcctggctctcagagggactcaggggctgagagagagagacccttttctgagggtggggtggcgaccactctccagccctctctctgattggctgaaaactgtgagtgtgtgactccaaaggattggttgctctgtagccagccttgcTCTCAGGCTGGAGGGGGAAGGTAGAGAGACCTTCTGCCTTCCgaggacaggaagggaaaggagagagcaaggaaggaaggaagagaagaaaaggaagaaaaagggaaggaaggaaggaggaagggagggagggaaggaaggaggggaaaagaaagggagggagggagggaaggcaggggaaaagcaaaggaggagagaacagaagaggatgctcctttgcctttgagagaagccttccctgccaagggctctctttaggacccaggggctttccggagtacaagactacccccgactttggggaagattttccagggctaaaaagtagtcttgtacgaCGGAAAATACGGTAGTCTAGTTTAGGCATAACTGTCTCTGTATCCAGTCTAACACTTTCACCAAGattaataaaacatatttatttggtTTCAAGTTCCTTATAATTAGAATGTAAGCTCTAAGGATCAAAGTTAAAATCTATTACAGAAATCTCCAGTACTCTGATAACTATTTACAGAAAGttctgggttggtttttttttttttttttggtaaatggCGTCAAGATAGCTTGAATGAACATAAATACCATTTCTATCTTTGAATCAGTGTCACTTTCTTCACTCCTTATTTCTTCATCTGTGCCTTCATCACTGTCATCAGAAGAAGAACTACTTATAGCTGTATAAGAAAAAATGAGTTACCTTTGACATCTAACACATATTTATTGACTTCATTTGACCAAAGATATATATGTCTTTGGATTTGTCTGCATTTTAAATTGAAGCAAACATATTTACTATGGAAAAAGATAAAACTGGTATCATTTAAAATCGCAACACAATACTTAATGCTTACtaataacaatgaaaaataatgGAAATTGGGGTGCTCTACCTGTTCTAACTCTTCAGTACTTAATTTCTAAAATACAAATTGGTTTCATCAGTAACACTGTATTGGATATTGCCAGTCTGAGATTCTGAAGAGTTTtaactaataaaaaaaaatcaaaacaagtaGAACATCTGATGGTaacgattgtatgtacagcgctgtgtaaatttacagcgctttataaataaaggttaataattaataataataataaagctttccAGGTACCAGAAGCttttataaatatacaaatagtTTTAAGGATACAGTTGTTACCATAACAAAAACCTTTGTTTCCAGAAACTTAATTCAGAAATACTGCAGTACACCTTTCAGGAGAAAACATTTATTACGGTACCTCAATTTATTACTGTAATTcatataaaagacaaaaatgtaaaATCCAGTTGAATGACTTGAGTAAGAAGTCACAATAGAACAAATCCTAGTATAATTCTGGTTTGTCGGGGATAAGCCAAAATGCCGACTTCCACTTGCATCTTCAGTCTAATTTTTTATCAAACATGAGAAAGAATCCAAGTAtatttaaagtttgtttttatGACTTGAAAGGGGGAGGGTTAACAAaacaggcttgtttggtgagaaACAATCACTGTGGAATCATGGTTCA from Sceloporus undulatus isolate JIND9_A2432 ecotype Alabama chromosome 3, SceUnd_v1.1, whole genome shotgun sequence encodes the following:
- the MSL3 gene encoding male-specific lethal 3 homolog isoform X4 is translated as MKDEQETHTKRDMEERAINIEIPEILKKKLEEDCYYINRRKRLVKLPCQTNIITILESYVKHFAINAAFSANERSRHHQMTSHTNLNMHYVPPEKNVELCKEMVDGLRITFDFTLPLILLYPYEQAQFKKVTSSKFFLPIKENVANSNRSQEELSPSPPLLNPSTPQSTDSQPMTIEPVTPKRRKTEPEILHSLRRSTRHTSNCDRLSESSASPQPKRRNIEAPASMPKLFLHLEKKTPVHSGSSSPITLTPSREGSAVFAGFEGRRNNELNEVLSWKLMPETYPPGDQPPPPSYIYGSQHLLRMFVKLPEILGKMSFSDKNLKALVKHFELFLRFLAEYHDDFFPESAYVAACEAYYSTKNPHAIY
- the MSL3 gene encoding male-specific lethal 3 homolog isoform X1 — protein: MTSRGMKFKFRKGERVLCFEPDPTKAKVLYDAKIVDIIVGKDDKGRKIPEYLIHFNGWNRSWDRWAAEDHVLRDSDENRRLQRKLARKAVARMRRKGKKGRRRLPGVDSVLKILPAEENEKASVKSISSSSSDDSDEGTDEEIRSEESDTDSKIEMKDEQETHTKRDMEERAINIEIPEILKKKLEEDCYYINRRKRLVKLPCQTNIITILESYVKHFAINAAFSANERSRHHQMTSHTNLNMHYVPPEKNVELCKEMVDGLRITFDFTLPLILLYPYEQAQFKKVTSSKFFLPIKENVANSNRSQEELSPSPPLLNPSTPQSTDSQPMTIEPVTPKRRKTEPEILHSLRRSTRHTSNCDRLSESSASPQPKRRNIEAPASMPKLFLHLEKKTPVHSGSSSPITLTPSREGSAVFAGFEGRRNNELNEVLSWKLMPETYPPGDQPPPPSYIYGSQHLLRMFVKLPEILGKMSFSDKNLKALVKHFELFLRFLAEYHDDFFPESAYVAACEAYYSTKNPHAIY
- the MSL3 gene encoding male-specific lethal 3 homolog isoform X3, with product MRRKGKKGRRRLPGVDSVLKILPAEENEKASVKSISSSSSDDSDEGTDEEIRSEESDTDSKIEMKDEQETHTKRDMEERAINIEIPEILKKKLEEDCYYINRRKRLVKLPCQTNIITILESYVKHFAINAAFSANERSRHHQMTSHTNLNMHYVPPEKNVELCKEMVDGLRITFDFTLPLILLYPYEQAQFKKVTSSKFFLPIKENVANSNRSQEELSPSPPLLNPSTPQSTDSQPMTIEPVTPKRRKTEPEILHSLRRSTRHTSNCDRLSESSASPQPKRRNIEAPASMPKLFLHLEKKTPVHSGSSSPITLTPSREGSAVFAGFEGRRNNELNEVLSWKLMPETYPPGDQPPPPSYIYGSQHLLRMFVKLPEILGKMSFSDKNLKALVKHFELFLRFLAEYHDDFFPESAYVAACEAYYSTKNPHAIY
- the MSL3 gene encoding male-specific lethal 3 homolog isoform X2 is translated as MTSRGMKFKFRKGERVLCFEPDPTKAKIVDIIVGKDDKGRKIPEYLIHFNGWNRSWDRWAAEDHVLRDSDENRRLQRKLARKAVARMRRKGKKGRRRLPGVDSVLKILPAEENEKASVKSISSSSSDDSDEGTDEEIRSEESDTDSKIEMKDEQETHTKRDMEERAINIEIPEILKKKLEEDCYYINRRKRLVKLPCQTNIITILESYVKHFAINAAFSANERSRHHQMTSHTNLNMHYVPPEKNVELCKEMVDGLRITFDFTLPLILLYPYEQAQFKKVTSSKFFLPIKENVANSNRSQEELSPSPPLLNPSTPQSTDSQPMTIEPVTPKRRKTEPEILHSLRRSTRHTSNCDRLSESSASPQPKRRNIEAPASMPKLFLHLEKKTPVHSGSSSPITLTPSREGSAVFAGFEGRRNNELNEVLSWKLMPETYPPGDQPPPPSYIYGSQHLLRMFVKLPEILGKMSFSDKNLKALVKHFELFLRFLAEYHDDFFPESAYVAACEAYYSTKNPHAIY